A single window of Jeotgalibacillus haloalkalitolerans DNA harbors:
- the accD gene encoding acetyl-CoA carboxylase, carboxyltransferase subunit beta, protein MLKDIFAKKKKYATIPSEHDKNDVPEGILTKCPKCKKIIYTKEIYKNQKVCLQCGYHHPMNAAERIECLADEGSFQEFNQQLSSENPLGFPDYLEKLEKDKKKTGLNEAVVTGICTIDGKKTVLTIMDSTFRMGSMGSVVGEKIAEAVRVAEEQGLPFIIFTASGGARMQEGVLSLMQMAKTSTALKRFSDKGGLIVSVMTHPTTGGVSASFASLGDYNFAEPGALIGFAGRRIIEQTIREKLPEDFQTAEFLMEHGQLDQVISRLEMKEKLSVLLSLHEKGESSW, encoded by the coding sequence TTGCTGAAGGATATATTTGCAAAAAAGAAAAAATACGCAACGATTCCATCTGAACATGATAAAAACGATGTACCGGAAGGAATATTGACGAAGTGTCCGAAATGTAAAAAAATCATCTATACAAAAGAAATCTATAAAAATCAGAAAGTTTGTCTGCAGTGCGGTTATCATCACCCGATGAATGCGGCAGAAAGAATTGAATGCCTTGCAGATGAAGGCTCTTTTCAGGAATTCAACCAGCAGCTGTCTTCTGAAAATCCACTTGGCTTCCCGGACTATCTGGAGAAGCTTGAGAAGGATAAGAAAAAGACCGGCTTGAATGAAGCAGTTGTAACAGGGATCTGTACAATTGATGGCAAAAAGACAGTACTGACGATTATGGATTCAACATTCAGAATGGGCAGTATGGGGTCAGTTGTCGGTGAGAAGATTGCAGAAGCGGTCAGAGTCGCAGAAGAGCAGGGTCTTCCGTTTATTATCTTTACCGCAAGTGGAGGCGCAAGGATGCAGGAAGGCGTTTTATCTCTGATGCAAATGGCAAAAACAAGCACTGCACTGAAGCGCTTCAGCGACAAAGGCGGACTGATTGTCTCTGTGATGACCCATCCAACTACAGGAGGCGTTTCTGCAAGCTTCGCTTCACTTGGCGATTATAATTTTGCAGAGCCTGGCGCACTGATCGGATTCGCCGGAAGAAGAATTATTGAACAGACAATCAGGGAAAAACTTCCCGAGGACTTCCAGACAGCGGAATTCCTGATGGAACATGGACAGCTTGATCAGGTCATCTCCCGTCTAGAAATGAAAGAAAAGCTGAGCGTGCTTCTTTCGCTGCATGAGAAAGGAGAATCATCATGGTAA